One Engystomops pustulosus chromosome 7, aEngPut4.maternal, whole genome shotgun sequence DNA window includes the following coding sequences:
- the HDGF gene encoding hepatoma-derived growth factor, whose product MSRSNRQKEYKCGDLVFAKMKGYPHWPARIDEVPEPAAKSTANRYQVFFFGTHETAYLGPKDIFPYEETKEKFGKANKRKGFTEGLWEIENNPTVKASGYQPSRKRGSKGAGRGANKDGEKATPKKRSEAAADDDEEEEDEDEEAKPEGDGDKKGNDGSSDEEGKLVIDEQSKEKGEKAATKRKAEDAPESSPKRVKSDEEQEDDKSENKEPEKEEAKQTPEAKKDDNSEPAATEESKAEEKAEEKSVVEETSNKEAS is encoded by the exons ATGTCCCGCTCCAACCGACAGAAGGAGTACAAGTGCGGGGACCTGGTGTTCGCCAAGATGAAGGGCTACCCCCACTGGCCTGCCCGG ATTGATGAAGTCCCAGAACCTGCTGCAAAATCCACTGCCAATAGGTACCAAGTCTTCTTCTTCGGGACCCATGAAAC AGCTTACCTGGGTCCTAAAGACATCTTCCCCTATGAGGAGACCAAGGAGAAGTTTGGAAAAGCAAACAAGAGGAAAGGCTTTACTGAGGGATTGTGGGAAATTGAGAATAATCCCACAGTAAAAGCTTCGGGATATCAG ccCTCTCGGAAAAGAGGTTCAAAAGGCGCTGGACGAGGTGCTAATAAAGATGGAGAGAAG GCGACACCAAAGAAAAGATCAGAAGCCGCTGCCGATGATGATGaagaggaggaagatgaggatgAGGAAGCAAAGCCTGAGGGTGATGGAGATAAGAAAGGCAATGATGGCAGCAGTGATGAGGAGGGCAAGTTAGTAATCGATGAGCAATCTAAAGAGAAGGGAGAAAAGGCTGCAACCAAGCGGAAAGCAGAGGATGCTCCAGAG AGCTCTCCCAAAAGAGTCAAGTCAGATGAAGAGCAGGAAGATGACAAGTCCGAGAACAAGGAACCAGAAAAAGAAGAGGCCAAGCAGACGCCGGAGGCTAAAAAAGACGACAACAGCGAACCCGCCGCCACGGAGGAATCAAAAGCGGAGGAAAAGGCAGAAGAGAAATCGGTCGTAGAAGAAACCAGTAACAAGGAGGCAAG ctAA